The nucleotide window AGCGACAGGCGGCCGGAATTGACCAGCGGCCGCGCGAAGGCGTGATGCTCGGCCAGCTCCAGCACCGCGTCGCGGAACACCCGGCTGGCATGGCTTTTCGGCGTGATGAAGTCGGTCGAGCGCGACGAGTTGAGGATGTTCTCGTCCGCGGCGAAGACGCGCTCGGCGTCGTAGCTGTCGAGCAGGGATTCGGACGCGGTGCCGTCGACCACGAGTTTCAGCTTCCAGGCCAGGTTGTCCGTGTCCTGCAGGCCGGAATTGGCTCCGCGCGCACCGAAAGGCGAGACCTGGTGGGCGCTGTCGCCGGCGAAGATCACCCGCCCGTGGCGGAACTTCTCCATCCGCCGGCACTGGAACGTGTAGATCGACACCCATTCCAGCTCGTACTCGATATCCTCGCCGAGCATCGCCTTCAGCTTCGGCGCGATGCGCGCCGGGTCTTTCTCCGCCTCCCGGTCGATATCCCAGCCAAGCTGCAGGTCGATGCGCCAGACGTCGTCCGGCTGGCGGTGCAGCAGGGCCGACTGGCCGCGGTTGAACGGCGGGTCGAACCAGAACCAGCGCTCGGTCGGGAAGTCCGCCTTCATGACGACGTCGGCGATCAGGAAGTTGTCCTCGAACACCCGGCCGCGGAAGTCGAGGCCGAGCATGGCCCGCGTCGGCGAGCCGGCACCGTCGCAGGCGACCAGCCAGTCGGCATGGAGGCGGTACGGCCCCTCGGGCGTCTCCACCGTCAGCTCGACGCCATCGGCATGCGGCGTCACCGCGCCAACCTTGTTGCCGCCGCGCAGCTCCAGCAGCCCGGTGTCGCGGCCGATCTCCAGCGCCCGCTCGACCAGATACTGTTCCAGATAATACTGCTGGAGGTTGATGAAGGCCGGCCGCTTGTGCCCGCCCTCGGGCAGCAAGTTGAAGTCGTAGACCTTGCGCTCGTCGAAGAAGACCTTGCCGAGGTTCCAGACGACGCCCTTGTCGACCATCTTCTGGCCGCAGCCGAGCCGGTCGAGGATCTCCAGCGGCCGCTTGGCGAAGCAGATCGCCCGCGAGCCCCAGCTCACCTTGTCGTTCTCGTCGAGCACGGTGACGGCAACGCCCTGCTGGGCAAGGTCGATGGCCAGCGCCAGGCCGACCGGTCCCGCACCGATCACCACCACCGGATGGCGGGCCGGCTCGGCGGCGTCCTGGTCGGCGCTGCGGACATAAGGATAGAGCGGCGTTTCGAAGATCTTCGTCATGTGACCTCCCGGGACGGCCTTGGGCCTGAAAACGGCCGCTGCAGGCCGCGCCACCTCCTGGCGCGGAACCCGCAGCGGCGGGTATCGTCAGCCCTGCAGGGCTTCCCACATGTCCTTGTCGCGCTGCGCCGTCCAGATGCGCGGGGTATCGATGCCGAGCGCCTCGTCATAGGCGCGCGCCACATTGAACGGCAGGCAGTGCTCGTAGATCGCGTAGGACGAGAACTTCGGGTCGCAGGAGGCGCGGGCCGCGTCCCAGGCTTCCTTCAGCGAGCCGCCGCGCGTTGCCACCTGCGCCACCGGACGGAAGGTCGAGGTGACGAAATCGGCGGTGGCGTCGAGCGCCGCGTTGACCATCTCCTTGCCGACCAGCGCATCGCCCCGGCCCGGCGCGATGGCATCGACGTCGAAGGCGCGGATGCGCTCGAGCGTGCCCGGCCAGTCGCGGAAATGGCCGTCGCCGCAATAGCAGGCGGAGTGGTACTCGACGATATCCCCGGTGAACATGACGTTCTGGTCCGGCACATGGATGACGATATCCCCGGCCGTATGGGCGCGGCCGAGGAAGCTGA belongs to Stappia indica and includes:
- a CDS encoding FAD-dependent oxidoreductase; translation: MTKIFETPLYPYVRSADQDAAEPARHPVVVIGAGPVGLALAIDLAQQGVAVTVLDENDKVSWGSRAICFAKRPLEILDRLGCGQKMVDKGVVWNLGKVFFDERKVYDFNLLPEGGHKRPAFINLQQYYLEQYLVERALEIGRDTGLLELRGGNKVGAVTPHADGVELTVETPEGPYRLHADWLVACDGAGSPTRAMLGLDFRGRVFEDNFLIADVVMKADFPTERWFWFDPPFNRGQSALLHRQPDDVWRIDLQLGWDIDREAEKDPARIAPKLKAMLGEDIEYELEWVSIYTFQCRRMEKFRHGRVIFAGDSAHQVSPFGARGANSGLQDTDNLAWKLKLVVDGTASESLLDSYDAERVFAADENILNSSRSTDFITPKSHASRVFRDAVLELAEHHAFARPLVNSGRLSLPATYDGSPLNGPDCAAMPARTRPGAPASDAPVAGGWLIDRLGDRFQLVTIDVEVPGTLTVDGIPVERVALSAADDPTGALAARYLGEAKSAVYLMRPDQHVAARWETFDAGEVTRALRTATARGETHGRG
- a CDS encoding MBL fold metallo-hydrolase translates to MSKQFASQGDMAEKKISFTEIGDGLWAFTAEGDPNTGVIIGDDSVMIVEAQATPRLAGKVIEKVREVTDKPISHLVLTHYHAVRVLGAAAYQAPTIIMSDKARSMVAERGAEDRESEFMRFPRLFQGYDNVADIPPLTWPTTTFTDKMSVFLGKRRIDLSFLGRAHTAGDIVIHVPDQNVMFTGDIVEYHSACYCGDGHFRDWPGTLERIRAFDVDAIAPGRGDALVGKEMVNAALDATADFVTSTFRPVAQVATRGGSLKEAWDAARASCDPKFSSYAIYEHCLPFNVARAYDEALGIDTPRIWTAQRDKDMWEALQG